The following are from one region of the Candidatus Melainabacteria bacterium RIFOXYA2_FULL_32_9 genome:
- a CDS encoding HAD family hydrolase: MDQIKAIIFDMDGVLVDAKEWHYEALNKALNLFGFSISRYDHLVTYDGLPTRKKLEMLSMERGLPKGLHGFINRMKQVYTTEYIFNKCKPLFFHEYALSHLKNNGYRLAVASNSIRQTVDLMMEKSSLQQYLDFTLSNEDVSNSKPHPEIYQTAISKLRLDPQECLIVEDNENGIKAAKASGANLLVVKSVEDVNLTNIMNRIMEIEGINEYSGIIGG; the protein is encoded by the coding sequence ATGGACCAAATTAAAGCAATAATTTTTGATATGGATGGAGTTCTGGTGGATGCCAAGGAATGGCATTATGAAGCTCTTAATAAGGCTTTAAATTTATTTGGATTTAGCATAAGCAGATATGATCATCTGGTAACTTATGATGGCTTGCCTACAAGGAAAAAGCTTGAGATGCTTTCGATGGAAAGAGGTTTACCAAAAGGATTACATGGTTTTATTAATAGAATGAAGCAAGTATATACTACTGAATACATTTTTAATAAATGTAAACCGCTTTTTTTCCACGAATATGCATTATCACATCTTAAAAATAACGGGTATAGACTTGCTGTTGCTTCAAACTCCATAAGACAAACAGTCGATCTTATGATGGAAAAAAGTAGCTTACAGCAATATCTGGATTTTACTTTAAGCAATGAGGATGTATCCAACAGCAAACCTCATCCTGAAATTTACCAGACAGCAATAAGTAAATTAAGGTTAGATCCTCAGGAATGCCTTATTGTTGAGGATAATGAAAATGGAATAAAAGCAGCAAAAGCCAGTGGAGCTAATCTGCTTGTTGTAAAGTCAGTCGAAGACGTTAACCTTACAAATATTATGAATAGAATAATGGAAATAGAGGGAATAAATGAATATTCTGGTATTATTGGCGGGTAA
- a CDS encoding lipopolysaccharide biosynthesis protein, with protein MNFNIIVPMAGAGSRFTQAGYKKPKPFIDVLGKPMILHVLENLNIKNARYILICREEHLLSEPDTVKELENNYNIEFIPINYLTEGAACTVLHAHKFINNDEPLLIANSDQIVDMNISDYIQDNFERNLDGSILTFEDNHPKWSFAKIDANGIVTEVKEKEPISNYATVGIYLFTKGRTFVESAIDMIVRNDRVNNEFYVCPVYNYSIKEGSKIGIYNIDKDQMHGTGTPEDLNLYIDFKKGLASV; from the coding sequence ATGAATTTTAATATAATTGTCCCAATGGCCGGTGCCGGCAGTAGATTTACTCAGGCCGGTTATAAAAAGCCAAAACCTTTTATAGATGTTCTTGGAAAACCAATGATTCTTCATGTACTTGAAAATTTAAATATTAAAAATGCAAGATATATTCTTATTTGCAGAGAAGAACATTTATTAAGCGAACCTGATACTGTTAAAGAGCTGGAAAATAATTATAATATTGAATTTATACCGATTAATTACCTTACAGAAGGGGCAGCCTGCACAGTATTACACGCTCATAAATTTATTAATAATGACGAACCTTTATTAATTGCTAATAGTGATCAGATTGTTGATATGAATATTTCCGATTATATTCAGGATAATTTTGAAAGAAATCTGGATGGCTCTATTCTTACTTTTGAAGATAATCATCCTAAATGGAGTTTTGCAAAAATTGATGCTAATGGCATAGTTACTGAAGTTAAGGAAAAAGAGCCTATAAGTAACTATGCTACTGTTGGAATTTATTTATTTACAAAAGGAAGAACTTTTGTAGAATCTGCAATAGATATGATTGTTAGAAATGACAGGGTAAATAATGAGTTTTATGTATGTCCTGTCTATAATTATTCAATCAAAGAAGGCTCTAAAATAGGCATTTATAACATTGATAAAGATCAAATGCATGGTACAGGCACTCCTGAAGACCTGAATCTTTATATTGATTTTAAGAAAGGACTTGCCTCCGTATGA